The following proteins are co-located in the Deinococcus aerolatus genome:
- a CDS encoding DUF3006 domain-containing protein, translated as MSPEQRNEDPGISYVTVDGIEGKMARVELPDGTTEDWRLASLPTGVKEGDVVRLDVQGGDVDLEVDHEETDRRHALGQRTLDRLNAQTPAGDLDL; from the coding sequence ATGTCACCCGAGCAGCGTAACGAGGACCCGGGCATCAGCTACGTCACCGTCGACGGCATCGAGGGGAAGATGGCGCGGGTGGAGCTGCCGGACGGCACCACCGAGGACTGGCGCCTGGCAAGTCTGCCCACAGGGGTCAAAGAGGGCGATGTGGTCCGCCTCGACGTTCAGGGCGGCGACGTGGACCTCGAGGTGGACCACGAGGAAACGGACCGACGCCACGCCCTAGGCCAGCGGACGCTCGATAGGTTGAATGCCCAGACGCCCGCAGGAGACCTGGACCTGTGA